Proteins encoded in a region of the Halosimplex halophilum genome:
- a CDS encoding glucose 1-dehydrogenase → MPDFDGKTAIVTGASGGIGEAAARRFAEEGASVVVADLKVEEGEATVADIEDAGGEATFVETDVSDPADAGAMVDAAVDTYGGLDFAFNNAGIEGASEATSDQPVDNFDRVIDVNLRGVFLGMRAEIPVMLEDGGGAVVNTSSIAGRVGFPEISPYVASKFGVIGLTKTAALEYSGEGVRVNAVCPGVIDTPMVRRSSSEDGSAQIDQAIAATPTGRLGEPEEIGDAAVWLCSDDASFVTGEAMTIDGGYTSQ, encoded by the coding sequence ATGCCAGACTTCGACGGCAAGACAGCGATCGTGACCGGTGCGAGCGGGGGAATCGGCGAGGCGGCGGCGAGACGGTTCGCCGAGGAAGGCGCCTCCGTGGTCGTCGCCGACCTGAAGGTCGAGGAGGGGGAGGCGACGGTGGCCGACATCGAGGACGCGGGCGGCGAGGCGACGTTCGTCGAGACGGACGTGAGCGACCCGGCGGACGCCGGGGCGATGGTCGACGCGGCGGTCGACACCTACGGCGGACTCGACTTCGCGTTCAACAACGCCGGCATCGAGGGGGCCAGCGAGGCGACCAGCGACCAGCCGGTCGACAACTTCGACCGGGTGATCGACGTGAACCTGAGGGGTGTCTTCCTCGGGATGCGGGCGGAGATCCCGGTCATGCTCGAGGACGGCGGCGGGGCCGTCGTCAACACCTCGTCGATCGCCGGCCGGGTCGGCTTCCCGGAGATCAGCCCGTACGTCGCCAGCAAGTTCGGGGTGATCGGTCTGACGAAGACCGCGGCCCTGGAGTACAGCGGGGAGGGCGTCCGGGTCAACGCGGTCTGCCCCGGCGTCATCGACACGCCGATGGTCCGGCGGTCGTCCAGCGAGGACGGTTCGGCGCAGATCGACCAGGCGATCGCCGCCACGCCGACGGGTCGGCTCGGCGAACCCGAGGAGATCGGCGACGCCGCCGTCTGGCTCTGCTCAGACGACGCCTCGTTCGTGACCGGCGAGGCGATGACGATAGACGGCGGGTACACCAGTCAGTAA
- a CDS encoding twin-arginine translocase subunit TatC, whose product MTGPPTRKRAAGGASAVRSVLDESRDLVTLLAAAAAFLVGSVSTWYALRIDAWTALKTDLSAIGDATVVATTPWDVILLQAQTAAAVGLVLAVEVVCYRARGALLGDRWWPGDPLPGTARAFLVVAGGALFPVGVLVGYDHVAPVVVGLLAGDGTAWTVVRLARITLGTAVASGLAAQLAFAGVVVSLGGRVRS is encoded by the coding sequence ATGACCGGTCCTCCCACGCGAAAGCGGGCGGCCGGCGGCGCGTCGGCAGTTCGGAGCGTCCTCGACGAGTCGCGGGACCTCGTCACGCTGTTGGCCGCGGCCGCCGCGTTCCTGGTCGGGAGCGTCTCGACGTGGTACGCGCTCAGGATCGACGCCTGGACGGCGCTAAAGACCGACCTGAGCGCGATCGGCGACGCGACCGTCGTCGCCACCACGCCGTGGGACGTGATCCTGTTGCAGGCCCAGACGGCGGCCGCAGTCGGGCTCGTGCTGGCGGTCGAGGTCGTTTGCTACCGCGCTCGCGGCGCGCTGCTGGGCGACCGCTGGTGGCCCGGCGACCCGCTCCCCGGGACAGCGCGCGCGTTCCTCGTCGTCGCGGGCGGCGCGCTGTTCCCGGTCGGCGTCCTCGTCGGCTACGACCACGTCGCCCCCGTCGTCGTCGGCCTGCTGGCGGGCGACGGTACCGCGTGGACGGTCGTCCGGTTGGCGCGGATCACTCTGGGGACCGCCGTCGCGTCAGGTCTCGCCGCGCAACTGGCGTTCGCCGGCGTCGTCGTGAGCCTCGGCGGGCGAGTCCGGTCGTAG
- a CDS encoding 30S ribosomal protein S27ae: protein MPRHEFYDEDGSTDREQCPRCGDTFLADHGDRQHCGKCGYTEWE, encoded by the coding sequence ATGCCCCGCCACGAGTTCTACGACGAGGACGGCAGCACCGACCGCGAGCAGTGCCCCCGCTGCGGCGACACCTTCCTCGCCGACCACGGCGACCGCCAGCACTGCGGCAAGTGCGGCTACACCGAGTGGGAGTAA
- a CDS encoding 30S ribosomal protein S24e — protein MDIDIIEEDENPMLHRTDVRFEVTHEEATPSRLSVRDSLAAKLNKDAEEVVVHELDTKFGMRKTVGYAKVYDDAEYARDVEQDHMLERNKITADEGEGEQAEEA, from the coding sequence ATGGACATCGACATCATCGAGGAAGACGAGAACCCGATGTTGCATCGGACGGACGTGCGCTTCGAGGTGACCCACGAGGAGGCGACGCCCTCGCGGCTCTCGGTCCGTGACTCGCTCGCGGCGAAGCTCAACAAGGACGCCGAGGAGGTCGTCGTCCACGAGCTGGACACCAAGTTCGGCATGCGCAAGACCGTCGGCTACGCGAAGGTCTACGACGACGCCGAGTACGCCCGCGACGTCGAGCAGGACCACATGCTCGAGCGCAACAAGATCACCGCCGACGAGGGCGAGGGCGAACAGGCGGAGGAAGCGTAG
- a CDS encoding AAA family ATPase has product MADDDGDDGTAADDGAAVEGPLWTETHAPALSDLPQPEVREHLESVVSEPMNLLVHGPKGAGKTAAVRALADELHDNPEADLVEINVADFFDMTKKEVSEDDRFAQFIDSKRRRESSKADLINHVLKESASYQPVSGSYKTVLLDNAEGVREDFQQALRRVMEQYYEATQFVIATRQPSALIPPIRSRCFPVSVRKPTHDETVAVLEDIVEAEGADHDDEGIEYVAGYADGDLREAILAAQTTYEQEGEITMNTAYEVLGSLGADERVQEMVTAAEAGEFTDARSTLDDLLVDEGHSGEEVLEDVLAVARSRYSGADLARVHRLAGEIDMDLHEGTSDRIHVSHLLAELGEMGT; this is encoded by the coding sequence ATGGCCGACGACGACGGCGACGACGGGACGGCAGCCGACGACGGGGCGGCGGTCGAGGGTCCGCTGTGGACCGAGACGCACGCGCCGGCGCTTTCGGACCTGCCCCAGCCGGAGGTCCGCGAGCACCTGGAGAGCGTCGTCTCCGAACCGATGAACCTGCTCGTCCACGGGCCGAAAGGCGCCGGCAAGACCGCCGCGGTCCGCGCGCTGGCCGACGAACTCCACGACAACCCCGAGGCCGACCTCGTGGAGATCAACGTCGCCGACTTCTTCGACATGACCAAGAAGGAGGTCAGCGAGGACGACCGCTTCGCGCAGTTCATCGACAGCAAGCGCCGCCGGGAGTCCTCGAAGGCCGACCTCATCAACCACGTCCTCAAGGAGTCGGCGAGCTACCAGCCCGTCTCGGGCAGCTACAAGACGGTCCTGCTGGACAACGCGGAGGGCGTCCGCGAGGACTTCCAGCAGGCGCTCCGGCGGGTGATGGAGCAGTACTACGAGGCCACCCAGTTCGTCATCGCGACGCGCCAGCCCTCGGCGCTGATCCCGCCGATCCGCTCGCGGTGTTTCCCCGTCTCGGTGCGCAAACCGACTCACGACGAGACGGTGGCGGTGCTGGAGGACATCGTCGAGGCGGAGGGGGCCGACCACGACGACGAGGGCATCGAGTACGTGGCGGGCTACGCCGACGGCGACCTCCGGGAGGCGATCCTCGCCGCCCAGACCACCTACGAGCAGGAGGGCGAGATAACGATGAACACCGCCTACGAGGTGCTGGGATCGCTGGGCGCCGACGAGCGCGTCCAGGAGATGGTCACGGCCGCCGAGGCCGGCGAGTTCACCGACGCCAGGTCGACGCTGGACGACCTGCTCGTCGACGAGGGCCACAGCGGCGAGGAGGTGCTGGAGGACGTGCTCGCGGTCGCCCGCTCGCGGTACTCCGGCGCCGACCTCGCCCGGGTCCACCGGCTGGCCGGCGAGATCGATATGGACCTCCACGAGGGGACCAGCGACCGCATCCACGTCTCGCACCTGCTGGCCGAACTCGGCGAGATGGGTACGTAG
- a CDS encoding bacterio-opsin activator domain-containing protein, which translates to MAERNEVLVAGGPADGRAVADDLAAVDGLAVEATGAASPAEVDPDGVDCVVWVGPATADDLAALVERAGGPGGIPVVLVDDGDDGGLDPEVAFDAGAADVARAGEVETAVLARRVERLLAGETDSASPTRAATDGSGERGGVEAATPPAANAERVLERVDAAVLGLDDDWRITYLNEPAAEALGEPAEAVRGEVVWEAFPDLEGTVFEREYREALASQEVRTFETRYDPEDSWLAVSVYPAADGLSVYVRDVTERKRTEAELERNERALRDLQRLASSRDLSLDEKLERALAVGCDRLDLPLGYLTRIDGDTQTVVAAHGDAVEPGTSQPIEESYCRRAIKTDGLLALEHAGAEGWDGDPAYERHGMECYLGGKLLVDGELYGTLCFGAADAREGPFTDAEETFIELLVEWVSYEIERRERERELGRYETIVRSVDDGVYELDEEGRFTFVNPAMCRITGYDADELVGEHVSVVRGDDATAAAVEALLAGEATERTVESTVQRKRGPPVPCEDNLTALTGEDSVRGVVGVVRDVTEQKAHREMLSELVTSSRSLMQARDREEVAEMAAKAVADVLGFDLNTVRLFDRETDRLEPAGTTDAVAERGVRTPTYDVDEGGPGRAFVDGEMVVVADTATVDDDRPHDIVRSALHVPMGVHGTISIGAESVDAFSNTDRQAAQLLATSAAAAANRAKREQEVREARERVDTLVDRINGLIENTVEVLVQSGTREELEAGVVEQLVATDPYAFAWIGRPDLAAERIEATAWDGGVPDLTDAVADLSLDRAAARDAADPAALALDDEAIHIVDDLADAPEGSVHAAAREAGLGSMIAVPLTYKDASYGVLCVYASEPDAFADREQVVLGALGRAVANAVNAIESGRILSTDRVVELEFTVRDDDLLFNRLSAGTDATFELTGSVHESDGSLRLYVAASGADAEAIESVLDGDDGVAASSVIADHDGEVLFEAVVDDSLVELLADHGAVTRAVVAEDGVVRYTIELPYEAEARELFELVSDRHRGTDLVGYHEHERPVRTRQEFREAVTDRFTDRQETAIRTAYLGGFFEWPRDVDGDDLAGSMDISRPTYHQHLRAAQRKVFDELFDPHSGR; encoded by the coding sequence ATGGCTGAGCGTAACGAGGTCCTGGTAGCCGGTGGGCCGGCGGACGGCCGGGCGGTCGCCGACGACCTCGCGGCGGTCGACGGGCTGGCCGTCGAAGCGACGGGGGCGGCGAGCCCCGCCGAAGTCGACCCCGACGGCGTCGACTGCGTCGTCTGGGTCGGGCCGGCGACGGCCGACGACCTGGCGGCGCTCGTGGAACGTGCGGGCGGCCCGGGCGGGATTCCGGTCGTGCTGGTCGACGACGGTGACGACGGCGGTCTCGACCCGGAGGTCGCCTTCGACGCCGGCGCGGCCGATGTCGCGCGTGCCGGCGAGGTGGAGACAGCGGTGCTGGCCCGGCGAGTCGAGCGATTGCTGGCGGGCGAGACGGACAGTGCCTCCCCGACCCGCGCGGCGACCGACGGCAGCGGCGAGCGCGGGGGAGTCGAGGCGGCGACGCCGCCGGCGGCGAACGCCGAGCGCGTCCTCGAACGCGTCGACGCCGCCGTCCTGGGACTGGACGACGACTGGCGGATCACCTACCTCAACGAGCCGGCGGCGGAGGCGCTGGGCGAGCCGGCCGAGGCGGTCCGCGGCGAGGTCGTCTGGGAGGCGTTCCCCGACCTGGAGGGGACCGTCTTCGAGCGGGAGTACCGCGAGGCGCTGGCGAGCCAGGAGGTCCGCACGTTCGAGACCCGCTACGACCCGGAGGACAGCTGGCTGGCGGTGTCGGTCTACCCCGCCGCGGACGGGCTGTCGGTGTACGTCCGGGACGTGACCGAGCGCAAGCGGACGGAGGCGGAGCTCGAACGCAACGAGCGGGCGCTGCGGGACCTCCAGCGGCTGGCCTCCTCTCGGGACCTGTCGCTCGACGAGAAGCTGGAGCGGGCGCTGGCGGTCGGCTGCGACCGGCTCGACCTGCCGCTGGGGTACCTGACCCGGATCGACGGCGACACCCAGACCGTCGTGGCCGCGCACGGCGACGCCGTCGAACCGGGCACCAGCCAGCCGATCGAGGAGAGTTACTGTCGGCGGGCTATCAAGACGGACGGGCTGCTCGCGCTCGAACACGCCGGCGCCGAGGGGTGGGACGGCGACCCCGCCTACGAGCGCCACGGGATGGAGTGTTACCTCGGCGGGAAGCTGCTGGTCGACGGCGAGCTGTACGGGACGCTCTGTTTCGGCGCCGCCGACGCCCGCGAGGGGCCCTTCACCGACGCCGAGGAGACGTTCATCGAGCTGCTCGTCGAGTGGGTCAGCTACGAGATCGAGCGCCGCGAGCGCGAGCGGGAGCTGGGTCGCTACGAGACCATCGTCCGCTCGGTCGACGACGGCGTCTACGAGCTCGATGAGGAGGGACGGTTCACGTTCGTCAACCCGGCGATGTGCCGGATCACCGGCTACGACGCGGACGAGCTCGTCGGCGAGCACGTCTCGGTCGTCAGGGGCGACGACGCGACCGCGGCGGCGGTCGAGGCGCTGCTGGCCGGGGAGGCCACCGAGCGGACGGTCGAGTCGACCGTCCAGCGCAAGCGCGGTCCGCCGGTCCCCTGCGAGGACAACCTGACGGCGCTGACCGGCGAGGACTCCGTCAGGGGCGTCGTCGGCGTCGTCCGGGACGTGACCGAGCAGAAGGCCCACCGCGAGATGCTCTCGGAGCTGGTGACCTCCTCGCGGTCGCTCATGCAGGCGCGGGACCGCGAGGAGGTCGCCGAGATGGCCGCCAAGGCGGTGGCGGACGTGCTCGGCTTCGATCTGAACACCGTCCGCCTGTTCGACCGCGAGACCGACCGCCTCGAACCCGCCGGGACGACCGACGCGGTCGCCGAACGCGGCGTCCGGACCCCGACCTACGACGTGGACGAGGGCGGTCCCGGCCGGGCGTTCGTCGACGGCGAGATGGTCGTCGTGGCGGACACGGCGACCGTTGACGACGACCGCCCCCACGACATCGTCCGCTCGGCGCTACACGTCCCGATGGGCGTCCACGGCACCATCAGCATCGGCGCCGAGTCGGTCGACGCCTTCTCGAACACGGACCGCCAGGCCGCCCAGCTGCTGGCGACCAGCGCCGCCGCGGCGGCCAACCGCGCCAAGCGCGAACAGGAGGTCCGCGAGGCCCGCGAGCGGGTCGACACGCTCGTCGACCGGATCAACGGCCTCATCGAGAACACCGTCGAGGTGCTCGTCCAGTCGGGGACCCGGGAGGAGCTGGAGGCCGGCGTCGTCGAGCAACTGGTCGCCACCGACCCCTACGCCTTCGCCTGGATCGGCCGGCCGGACCTCGCGGCCGAGCGCATCGAGGCCACCGCCTGGGACGGCGGCGTGCCCGACCTGACCGACGCCGTCGCGGACCTGTCGCTGGACCGGGCGGCCGCTCGCGACGCCGCCGACCCCGCCGCGCTCGCGCTCGACGACGAGGCCATCCACATCGTCGACGACCTGGCCGACGCCCCCGAGGGGAGCGTCCACGCGGCCGCCCGGGAGGCCGGCCTCGGCTCGATGATCGCCGTCCCGCTCACCTACAAGGACGCCAGCTACGGCGTCCTCTGCGTCTACGCGTCGGAACCCGACGCCTTCGCCGACCGCGAGCAGGTCGTCCTCGGGGCGCTCGGGCGGGCCGTCGCCAACGCCGTCAACGCCATCGAGAGCGGTCGCATCCTCTCGACGGACCGGGTCGTCGAACTGGAGTTCACCGTCCGGGACGACGACCTGCTGTTCAACCGCCTCTCCGCGGGAACGGACGCGACCTTCGAACTGACGGGGTCGGTCCACGAGTCGGACGGGAGCCTCCGCCTGTACGTCGCCGCCAGCGGGGCCGACGCCGAGGCCATCGAGTCGGTCCTCGACGGGGACGACGGCGTCGCGGCGTCGAGCGTCATCGCCGACCACGACGGCGAGGTGCTGTTCGAGGCGGTCGTCGACGACTCGCTGGTCGAGTTGCTGGCCGACCACGGCGCGGTCACCCGCGCGGTCGTCGCCGAGGACGGCGTCGTCCGCTACACGATCGAACTCCCCTACGAGGCCGAGGCCCGCGAGCTGTTCGAACTCGTCTCCGACCGCCACCGCGGCACCGATCTGGTGGGCTACCACGAGCACGAGCGGCCGGTCCGCACCCGCCAGGAGTTCCGCGAGGCCGTCACCGACCGGTTTACCGACCGCCAGGAGACGGCCATCCGCACGGCCTACCTCGGCGGCTTCTTCGAGTGGCCCCGCGACGTGGACGGCGACGACCTCGCCGGGTCGATGGACATCTCCCGGCCGACCTACCACCAGCACCTCCGGGCGGCCCAGCGCAAGGTGTTCGACGAACTGTTCGACCCCCACTCCGGTCGGTAG
- a CDS encoding NAD+ synthase yields the protein MATTEDLVRASDPLDMSLSTDELEAHREHIAGFIRDQFEAAGADRAVMGLSGGIDSTLTSHLVVEALGADAVHALVMPSEVNREENMSDAERVASELLDVEYDVVEITPIADAFLDAYPDAEGDRMATGNLYVRIRAVLNYLVANTEGGLVVGTGNRTEALVGYFTKYGDGAVDCHPIANLYKQQVRQLARHVGVPEDLAAKEASAGMWVDQTDEGELGMGYDTLDSVLALHVDGPLSVSATADHIGVDAETVERVRGLYERSEHKRAAPPGPDPLY from the coding sequence ATGGCTACGACCGAGGACCTCGTCCGGGCGAGCGACCCGCTCGACATGTCGCTCTCGACCGACGAACTCGAAGCGCACCGCGAGCACATCGCCGGGTTCATCCGCGACCAGTTCGAGGCCGCGGGCGCCGACCGCGCGGTGATGGGTCTGTCCGGCGGCATCGACAGCACGCTGACCTCGCATCTGGTCGTCGAGGCGCTGGGCGCCGACGCCGTCCACGCGCTGGTGATGCCCAGCGAGGTCAACCGCGAGGAGAACATGAGCGACGCCGAGCGGGTAGCGAGCGAACTGCTGGACGTGGAGTACGACGTGGTGGAGATCACGCCCATCGCCGACGCCTTCCTCGACGCCTACCCCGACGCCGAGGGCGACAGGATGGCGACGGGCAACCTCTACGTGCGGATCCGCGCGGTGTTGAACTACCTCGTGGCCAACACCGAGGGCGGGCTCGTGGTCGGGACGGGCAACCGGACGGAGGCGCTGGTGGGCTACTTCACGAAGTACGGCGACGGCGCCGTCGACTGCCACCCGATCGCGAACCTCTACAAACAGCAGGTGCGCCAGCTGGCCCGCCACGTCGGCGTGCCCGAGGATCTCGCGGCCAAGGAGGCCAGCGCCGGCATGTGGGTCGACCAGACCGACGAGGGCGAACTCGGGATGGGCTACGACACGCTCGACTCGGTCCTCGCGCTGCACGTCGACGGCCCGCTGTCGGTCTCTGCGACCGCCGACCACATCGGCGTCGACGCCGAAACCGTCGAGCGGGTCCGCGGACTGTACGAGCGGAGCGAGCACAAGCGGGCGGCGCCGCCGGGACCCGACCCGCTGTACTGA
- a CDS encoding DUF3105 domain-containing protein: MPDCDYCGATFDGEDAYLDHLAAEHEGELGSIDRRRVAERNPDDDGGIPLGPAILVGLLALAGGLVVYVTFLMGGSGGTAAASGLPDSGDQSVVSQVQTEESNGLEHREQGTDIDYERVPPTSGPHWGGTWESAGFYAEQPPLESLVHSLEHGAVVVYYDPAELTPEAEENLHGWANNQTGDWQSFIAVPHPEEDPESAYVLTAWTKRLTMDEYDEETVRAFVAEYIGRGPENPVR; this comes from the coding sequence ATGCCGGACTGCGACTACTGCGGGGCGACCTTCGACGGCGAGGACGCGTACCTCGACCACCTCGCCGCCGAGCACGAGGGGGAACTGGGCTCGATCGACCGGCGCCGCGTCGCCGAGCGGAATCCCGACGACGACGGCGGTATTCCGCTCGGCCCGGCGATCCTCGTCGGCCTGCTCGCGCTCGCCGGCGGGCTCGTCGTCTACGTCACCTTCCTCATGGGCGGGTCGGGCGGGACCGCCGCGGCGAGCGGCCTGCCCGACAGCGGCGACCAGTCGGTCGTCTCGCAGGTCCAGACCGAGGAGTCCAACGGCCTCGAACACCGCGAGCAGGGCACCGACATCGACTACGAGCGGGTCCCGCCGACCAGCGGCCCCCACTGGGGCGGCACGTGGGAGAGCGCCGGCTTCTACGCCGAGCAGCCGCCGCTGGAGTCGCTCGTCCACTCGCTGGAACACGGCGCGGTCGTCGTCTACTACGACCCCGCCGAGCTGACCCCCGAGGCCGAGGAGAACCTGCACGGCTGGGCGAACAACCAGACCGGCGACTGGCAGAGCTTCATCGCCGTCCCCCACCCCGAGGAGGACCCCGAGTCGGCGTACGTCCTCACCGCCTGGACCAAGCGCCTGACCATGGACGAGTACGACGAGGAGACGGTCCGCGCGTTCGTCGCCGAGTACATCGGCCGCGGCCCGGAGAACCCCGTGCGATAG
- a CDS encoding enoyl-CoA hydratase/isomerase family protein, producing the protein MIETDAEGDIRVVTLDRPDRRNALTPAALDDLESAVESADAPVVFLRGAGSAFCAGADLDAVADLPDREAAERFARRGQRVAATLVDCESVVVAGVDGAARGGGVELALACDVRVATPAATFAEPGAAIGLFGAWGGTHRLPEIVGLGEAMDIALSGRVLDADEARRAGLVSRVVDDPRAVAEEIAANDPAALRVLKERLRDDADRATRERREAAAFADLHADFERSDPDR; encoded by the coding sequence GTGATCGAGACCGACGCCGAGGGGGACATCCGCGTCGTCACGCTCGACCGGCCCGACCGTCGCAACGCGCTGACACCCGCTGCGCTCGACGACCTCGAATCCGCCGTCGAGAGCGCCGACGCGCCGGTCGTCTTCCTCCGGGGCGCCGGGTCGGCGTTCTGCGCCGGCGCCGACCTCGACGCGGTCGCCGACCTGCCGGACCGCGAGGCCGCCGAGCGGTTCGCACGCCGGGGCCAGCGGGTCGCGGCGACCCTCGTCGACTGCGAGTCGGTCGTCGTCGCGGGGGTCGACGGCGCGGCCCGCGGCGGCGGCGTCGAACTCGCCCTGGCCTGCGACGTGCGCGTCGCAACGCCCGCGGCGACGTTCGCCGAGCCGGGCGCGGCGATCGGCCTGTTCGGCGCCTGGGGCGGTACCCACCGACTCCCCGAGATCGTCGGGCTCGGCGAGGCGATGGACATCGCCCTCTCCGGCCGGGTGCTCGACGCCGACGAGGCGCGCCGGGCGGGACTCGTCTCCCGCGTCGTCGACGACCCGCGTGCCGTCGCCGAGGAGATCGCCGCCAACGACCCGGCGGCACTGCGCGTCCTCAAGGAGCGGCTCCGCGACGACGCCGACCGCGCGACCCGGGAGCGCCGGGAAGCCGCGGCGTTCGCCGACCTGCACGCCGACTTCGAGCGGTCGGATCCCGACCGGTAG
- a CDS encoding DUF7114 family protein, with protein MEEAAAVRGAALEAVGDVEPDRLRERIRERLEDGSMAPGVLTVLSARAVTAGGSADAGSVDADAVADRGAGVQLIYEGLRLTRSLSRDPPWERDGALAGERDEERTDGGAPGGSPADADQRTDGGDVAVTDGVAAGPTATADADAADMDILVADVMVARGFYLLARTEAAGEAVAVVRSFGGDQTRRRTTGDDRLGANLEADVFELAAVAGTTAAGGSVTEDLRRHVGTLGHTDGRLPLAESLFSDGTAAALAERI; from the coding sequence ATGGAGGAAGCCGCGGCGGTCCGCGGGGCCGCGCTGGAGGCCGTGGGCGACGTCGAGCCCGACCGCCTCCGCGAACGGATCCGCGAACGCCTCGAAGACGGGTCGATGGCACCCGGCGTACTGACGGTGTTGAGCGCTCGCGCAGTCACCGCGGGCGGCTCGGCGGACGCGGGGTCGGTCGACGCCGACGCCGTCGCCGACCGCGGGGCCGGCGTCCAGCTCATCTACGAGGGGCTGCGACTCACCCGCTCGCTCTCCCGGGACCCGCCGTGGGAGCGCGACGGCGCCCTCGCCGGCGAGCGCGACGAGGAGCGCACGGACGGCGGCGCCCCGGGCGGCAGTCCGGCGGACGCCGACCAGCGGACCGACGGCGGCGACGTGGCGGTCACCGACGGCGTGGCCGCCGGCCCGACCGCGACCGCGGACGCCGACGCCGCCGACATGGACATCCTCGTCGCCGACGTGATGGTCGCCCGCGGGTTCTACCTGCTCGCCCGCACCGAGGCGGCCGGCGAGGCCGTCGCGGTCGTCCGCTCGTTCGGCGGCGACCAGACCCGCCGCCGGACCACCGGCGACGACCGCCTCGGCGCCAACCTGGAGGCCGACGTGTTCGAACTCGCCGCCGTCGCCGGGACGACCGCCGCCGGCGGGTCCGTCACCGAGGACCTGCGGCGCCACGTCGGCACGCTCGGACACACGGACGGCCGGCTCCCGCTGGCCGAGTCGCTGTTCTCCGACGGGACGGCCGCGGCGCTGGCCGAGCGGATCTGA
- a CDS encoding sulfurtransferase: MSDLFVPPERLAEDEEAVVVDVRDPREYEEGHVPGAVNVPYREFRDPTDETPGKLPAAEAFGDLLGNAGIAPGDRVVAYDGEFGVYASRFLVTAEVFGHDIERLGLLDGDFADWRDRTETTTDSPAVEPTGYEAELGDGGPLIAPEALEAALGSAVVVDTRDPVEYDTVHLPGAVNLQWRDLVDEDERRLKPDPRLREVLGDHGVAFDRPVRLYCNTARRLSFVYAVLRALGHDDVAVYEGGIDAWAGYGGPVETT, from the coding sequence ATGTCAGACCTGTTCGTTCCGCCCGAGCGACTCGCCGAGGACGAGGAGGCCGTCGTGGTCGACGTGCGCGACCCGCGGGAGTACGAGGAGGGACACGTCCCCGGCGCGGTGAACGTCCCCTACCGGGAGTTCAGGGACCCGACCGACGAGACGCCGGGGAAACTACCGGCGGCGGAGGCGTTCGGGGACCTGCTCGGGAATGCGGGGATCGCACCCGGGGACCGCGTCGTTGCCTACGACGGCGAGTTCGGAGTGTACGCGTCGCGCTTTCTGGTAACCGCCGAGGTGTTCGGCCACGACATCGAGCGGCTGGGACTGCTCGACGGCGACTTCGCCGACTGGCGCGACCGTACCGAGACGACGACCGACTCGCCGGCCGTCGAACCGACCGGCTACGAGGCCGAACTGGGCGACGGCGGTCCGCTGATCGCCCCGGAGGCGCTGGAAGCGGCGCTGGGCTCGGCGGTCGTCGTCGACACGCGCGACCCCGTCGAGTACGACACCGTCCACCTCCCGGGGGCGGTCAACCTCCAGTGGCGCGACCTCGTCGACGAGGACGAGCGCCGACTGAAGCCGGACCCGCGGCTGCGCGAGGTCCTCGGCGACCACGGGGTCGCGTTCGACCGCCCGGTCCGGCTGTACTGCAACACGGCCCGGCGGCTCAGTTTCGTCTACGCCGTCCTCCGGGCGCTGGGCCACGACGACGTGGCCGTCTACGAGGGCGGGATCGACGCCTGGGCGGGCTACGGCGGGCCGGTCGAGACGACCTGA
- a CDS encoding hemerythrin domain-containing protein — protein MSSVEDRVIETFQEEHRQTRDKCLELSDAIEAGDLDRAERLVAEIDRAAGPHFQYEEDALYPALIPFFGEEKVKELVAEHDEAIEAAETLAELTSQDELTEEEKQEALRALPNIMVHVSDCDGLTVYLEKADREVFEDIEQSMEEANEQGLTLTEYDETVRPSPEEIVA, from the coding sequence ATGAGTTCCGTCGAGGACCGCGTCATCGAGACGTTCCAGGAGGAGCACCGCCAGACCAGGGACAAGTGCCTCGAACTGTCCGACGCCATCGAGGCGGGCGACCTCGACCGGGCCGAGCGGCTGGTCGCGGAGATCGACCGGGCCGCCGGCCCGCACTTCCAGTACGAGGAGGACGCGCTGTACCCCGCGCTGATCCCCTTCTTCGGCGAGGAGAAGGTCAAGGAACTGGTCGCCGAGCACGACGAGGCCATCGAGGCCGCCGAGACACTGGCCGAGCTCACCAGCCAGGACGAACTGACCGAGGAAGAGAAACAGGAGGCGCTGCGGGCGCTGCCGAACATCATGGTTCACGTCAGCGACTGCGACGGCCTGACCGTCTACCTGGAGAAGGCCGACCGGGAGGTCTTCGAGGACATCGAGCAGAGCATGGAAGAGGCCAACGAGCAGGGGCTGACGCTCACCGAGTACGACGAGACCGTCCGGCCCTCGCCCGAGGAGATCGTCGCCTGA